A stretch of Moraxella osloensis DNA encodes these proteins:
- a CDS encoding transposase, with protein MKKKAITRLDYCQYLLVSQTNYTLTNYAEHHPESISHDRINRYLRHDKLKPKLVWEKVKDDIVLDDDGYLIFDDSILDKNHSHKIELVNRQYSGNAHRIIKGICIVNCIYVNPKTEQYWLIDYRIYDKTTDGKSKLDHLKDMLQHSIEHKQIKFKYVLMDTWYATKDIMLYIDNLQKIYYCPLKSNRKVDDSKGVNPYKAVNELTWTDQEQQNGKLIKIHAFPKDYKVQLFRVVVNENRTDWIVTNDTTQDSSDGTRLVCAIRWKIEQFHRELKQLTGIEANQCRKARIQRNHICCCMLVWLQLARQAKRLKQSLYQVKRGLLSDYLREQLRSPSVVFA; from the coding sequence CCTGAATCAATTAGTCATGACCGCATCAATCGATACCTACGTCATGACAAACTAAAACCCAAGCTCGTATGGGAAAAAGTCAAAGACGACATCGTATTAGACGACGATGGCTATCTTATCTTTGATGACAGCATACTCGATAAAAATCATAGTCACAAAATCGAATTGGTTAATCGCCAATACAGTGGCAACGCCCATCGCATTATTAAAGGCATCTGCATCGTTAACTGTATCTATGTCAATCCAAAGACCGAACAATACTGGCTCATTGATTACCGTATTTATGACAAAACCACCGATGGCAAAAGCAAACTTGACCATCTAAAAGACATGCTACAGCACAGTATTGAACACAAACAAATTAAATTCAAATATGTGCTCATGGATACATGGTATGCCACCAAAGACATTATGCTGTATATTGATAACTTACAAAAAATCTATTATTGTCCTTTAAAATCCAATCGAAAAGTCGATGATTCAAAAGGAGTAAACCCTTACAAAGCAGTCAACGAATTAACTTGGACTGACCAAGAGCAACAAAATGGCAAACTGATTAAAATACATGCCTTTCCTAAAGATTACAAAGTGCAACTGTTCCGAGTAGTGGTTAATGAAAACCGCACGGACTGGATTGTCACCAATGACACCACTCAGGATTCATCAGATGGCACACGATTGGTGTGTGCCATCCGCTGGAAGATTGAGCAGTTTCACCGAGAACTTAAACAACTCACTGGTATTGAAGCTAATCAGTGTCGTAAGGCTCGTATTCAGCGGAATCATATTTGTTGTTGTATGCTGGTTTGGCTGCAGTTAGCCAGACAGGCTAAACGGTTAAAACAATCTTTATATCAGGTTAAAAGGGGTTTACTCAGTGATTATTTGCGTGAGCAGTTACGCTCGCCTTCGGTCGTCTTTGCGTAA